In the genome of Rhodoferax sp. BAB1, one region contains:
- a CDS encoding DEAD/DEAH box helicase, which yields MPFSSLGLSPALQRALSARAYTAPTPIQAAAIPAVLQGRDVLGSAQTGSGKTLAFALPLLQQLAGAAADPARRARVLVLVLVLVPTRELAAQVGDEFRSLAQHLGVALKVTVVFGGVSINPQMMGLRGGTDIVVATPGRLLDLLDHNALSLAGVQTLVLDEADRLLDLGFAEELARILSLLPRQRQNLFFSATFPPAVQALAHTLLQDPLRIDVLPESGPPDIVQRALAVDAARRTQLLRQLITQEHWSRVLVFVATKHAAEIVADKLRKAGIDAEPFHGELSQGKRTQVLADFKAERLTVVVATDVAARGLDITQLPVVVNYDLPRSTSDYTHRIGRTGRAGQSGLAVSFVSAGTEAHFRLIEKRQGLQLPREVIPGFEPTQAAPPAAAGTGGIKGKHPSKKDKLRAAARGD from the coding sequence ATGCCATTTTCCTCCCTGGGCTTGTCGCCCGCCCTGCAGCGCGCGCTCAGCGCCCGGGCCTACACCGCCCCCACGCCCATCCAGGCTGCAGCCATTCCGGCAGTGCTGCAGGGCCGCGACGTGCTGGGCTCGGCGCAGACCGGATCGGGCAAGACCCTGGCCTTCGCACTGCCGCTGCTCCAGCAGCTGGCCGGGGCTGCGGCAGACCCTGCCCGGCGTGCCCGCGTGCTGGTGCTGGTGCTGGTGCTGGTGCCCACGCGTGAACTGGCCGCCCAGGTCGGTGACGAGTTCCGCAGCCTGGCGCAGCACCTGGGCGTGGCGCTGAAAGTCACTGTGGTGTTTGGCGGTGTCTCGATCAACCCGCAGATGATGGGCCTGCGCGGCGGCACCGACATCGTGGTGGCCACACCCGGGCGCCTGCTGGACCTGCTGGACCATAACGCGCTGAGCCTGGCCGGCGTGCAGACGCTGGTACTGGACGAAGCCGACCGCCTGCTGGACCTGGGTTTTGCCGAAGAGCTGGCGCGCATCCTCTCGCTGCTGCCCCGCCAGCGCCAGAACCTGTTTTTCTCGGCCACCTTCCCGCCCGCCGTCCAGGCCCTGGCGCACACCCTGCTGCAGGACCCGCTGCGCATCGACGTGCTGCCTGAGTCGGGCCCGCCCGACATCGTGCAGCGCGCCCTCGCCGTCGATGCGGCCCGCCGCACCCAGTTGCTACGCCAGCTGATCACCCAGGAGCACTGGAGCAGGGTCCTGGTCTTCGTGGCGACCAAACACGCCGCCGAGATCGTGGCCGACAAGCTGCGCAAGGCCGGCATCGACGCCGAACCCTTCCACGGCGAACTCAGCCAGGGCAAACGCACGCAGGTGCTGGCCGACTTCAAGGCCGAGCGCCTCACCGTGGTGGTCGCCACCGATGTGGCGGCACGCGGCCTGGACATCACGCAACTGCCGGTGGTCGTCAATTACGACCTGCCGCGCTCGACCAGCGACTACACCCACCGCATCGGCCGCACCGGCCGGGCCGGGCAGAGCGGCCTGGCCGTGAGTTTCGTCAGCGCCGGGACCGAAGCGCATTTCCGCCTGATCGAAAAGCGCCAGGGCCTGCAGCTGCCGCGCGAAGTGATCCCCGGGTTCGAGCCCACGCAGGCGGCCCCGCCGGCTGCCGCCGGCACGGGCGGCATCAAGGGCAAA
- a CDS encoding DUF6172 family protein codes for MRKTYPLHIEGKHPDRVLDAVKHDIRKYVKRQRRVALPEGVDFWDFDCRFGLSSDTAAPIHFGNLIEQIDAAAKDGATAVYVEVLAKSGHRKARPQSEAQEGQD; via the coding sequence GTGCGCAAAACCTATCCGCTCCACATCGAGGGCAAACACCCGGACCGCGTGCTCGACGCTGTCAAGCACGACATCCGCAAATACGTCAAACGCCAGCGGCGCGTGGCCCTGCCCGAAGGGGTCGACTTCTGGGACTTCGACTGCAGGTTCGGCCTCAGTTCTGACACGGCTGCACCCATCCATTTCGGCAACCTCATCGAGCAGATCGACGCTGCCGCCAAGGACGGTGCCACGGCGGTTTATGTGGAAGTGCTGGCCAAGAGCGGCCACCGCAAGGCCCGCCCGCAGTCAGAGGCGCAAGAAGGGCAGGACTGA
- the rssA gene encoding patatin-like phospholipase RssA, translated as MAASLGMNQKPPRIGLALGSGAARGWSHIGVIRTLERAGIVPDIVCGTSIGALVGAVYAAGELDRLEPWVKSLSWKSVLGLMDFRMGGGLIEGSKLTDFFRGRYEDRGISGLKKAYACVATELYTGREIWLREGPVIDAVRASIALPGLFTPAQHEGRLLVDGGLVNPVPVSLCRAMGADVVIAVDLNWDIMLRHSRVASHAQAPEIEAEASAQGGLMQAIMSRLRPAKAGNGRDNGPQMPSMLDVLTTSINIMQMRITQSRLAGEPADVVIRPRLNDVAAMDYHLAAPTIAEGERAAEYALPHIRDVLA; from the coding sequence ATGGCCGCCAGCCTGGGCATGAACCAGAAGCCTCCCCGCATCGGCCTGGCCCTGGGGAGCGGCGCGGCGCGCGGCTGGTCGCACATCGGCGTGATCCGTACGCTGGAGCGCGCCGGCATCGTTCCCGACATCGTCTGCGGCACCTCCATCGGTGCCCTGGTCGGTGCGGTTTATGCGGCCGGTGAGCTGGATCGTCTGGAGCCCTGGGTCAAGAGCCTGAGCTGGAAGTCCGTGCTGGGCCTGATGGATTTCCGGATGGGTGGCGGCCTGATCGAGGGCAGCAAGCTGACCGATTTTTTCCGCGGCCGCTACGAAGACCGCGGCATCAGCGGCTTGAAGAAGGCCTACGCCTGCGTGGCCACCGAGCTCTACACCGGGCGCGAGATCTGGTTGCGTGAGGGACCGGTGATCGACGCGGTGCGCGCCTCCATCGCCCTGCCGGGCCTGTTCACCCCGGCCCAGCACGAAGGCCGTCTGCTGGTGGATGGCGGCCTGGTCAATCCGGTGCCGGTGTCGCTGTGCCGCGCCATGGGGGCCGACGTCGTCATCGCCGTGGACCTGAACTGGGACATCATGCTGCGCCACAGCCGCGTGGCCAGCCACGCCCAGGCGCCCGAGATCGAGGCCGAGGCCTCTGCGCAGGGTGGCCTGATGCAGGCCATCATGTCGCGCCTGCGGCCGGCCAAGGCGGGCAACGGCCGCGACAACGGGCCGCAGATGCCCTCCATGCTGGACGTGCTGACCACCAGCATCAACATCATGCAGATGCGCATCACGCAAAGCCGCCTGGCTGGCGAGCCGGCCGATGTGGTGATCCGGCCGCGCCTCAACGACGTGGCCGCCATGGACTACCACCTTGCCGCGCCCACCATTGCCGAAGGCGAACGTGCGGCCGAGTATGCTCTGCCGCACATACGCGACGTGCTGGCCTGA